A region of Nocardioides alkalitolerans DNA encodes the following proteins:
- the ilvA gene encoding threonine ammonia-lyase IlvA — MSVPTTPTAPTALPALPTADDVETAATLLAPVVPPTPLQRSARLSAATGLDVWLKREDLTTVRSYKVRGAYTVIAGLDAAARERGVTCASAGNHAQGVAYACARAGVRATIFLPRTTPRQKRDRVATLGGSFVEVVIAGEAYDDAASACAEFAEASGATVVPAFDHPQTIAGQGTVTAEIIDQAADAGLEPAAIVVPVGGAGLLAGALTLLAERAPGMRVVAAEPAGAASLAAALEAGGPTDLAHVDPFVDGAAVRRVGAVTYAAVDAARADGGGPVDLATVAVPEGLICVEMLDLYQADGIIAEPAGALASAALRQVVADPDGGLVPGSTVVCVVSGGNNDVSRYADVVERALVHEGVKHYFLVEFPQEPGALRRFLDEVLGPDDDITLFEYTKRNNRETGPALVGVELGDPADLQGLVERMRTSNLRVQKVDPDSPLFGFVL, encoded by the coding sequence GTGAGCGTCCCGACCACCCCGACGGCCCCGACCGCACTGCCCGCCCTGCCCACCGCCGACGACGTCGAGACCGCCGCGACACTGCTCGCGCCGGTCGTCCCCCCGACGCCGCTGCAGCGGAGCGCGCGGCTGTCGGCGGCGACGGGGCTCGACGTGTGGCTCAAGCGGGAGGACCTCACGACCGTGCGGTCCTACAAGGTGCGGGGCGCCTACACGGTCATCGCCGGTCTCGACGCCGCCGCCCGCGAGCGCGGCGTCACCTGCGCCAGCGCCGGCAACCACGCCCAGGGCGTCGCCTACGCGTGTGCCCGCGCCGGGGTGCGCGCGACGATCTTCCTGCCGCGCACGACACCGCGGCAGAAGCGCGACCGCGTGGCGACGCTGGGCGGCAGCTTCGTCGAGGTGGTCATCGCGGGCGAGGCGTACGACGACGCGGCGTCGGCCTGCGCCGAGTTCGCCGAGGCGTCCGGGGCCACCGTCGTCCCGGCGTTCGACCACCCCCAGACCATCGCGGGCCAGGGCACCGTGACCGCCGAGATCATCGACCAGGCGGCGGACGCGGGCCTCGAGCCCGCGGCGATCGTCGTACCGGTCGGCGGGGCCGGGCTCCTGGCCGGCGCCCTGACCCTGCTCGCGGAGCGGGCGCCGGGGATGCGGGTCGTGGCCGCGGAGCCCGCGGGGGCGGCCTCCCTGGCGGCGGCGCTCGAGGCCGGCGGACCGACGGACCTCGCCCACGTGGACCCCTTCGTCGACGGGGCGGCGGTGCGCCGGGTCGGCGCGGTGACGTACGCCGCCGTCGACGCCGCCCGCGCCGACGGGGGCGGCCCGGTCGACCTCGCCACCGTGGCCGTGCCCGAGGGGCTCATCTGCGTGGAGATGCTCGACCTCTACCAGGCGGACGGGATCATCGCCGAGCCCGCCGGGGCGCTGGCGAGTGCCGCGCTCCGCCAGGTGGTGGCCGACCCCGACGGCGGCCTGGTGCCCGGCAGCACCGTCGTCTGCGTGGTCTCGGGCGGCAACAACGACGTCTCGCGCTACGCGGACGTCGTCGAGCGGGCGCTGGTGCACGAGGGCGTGAAGCACTACTTCCTCGTCGAGTTCCCCCAGGAGCCCGGCGCGCTGCGACGGTTCCTCGACGAGGTGCTCGGTCCCGACGACGACATCACGTTGTTCGAGTACACCAAGCGCAACAACCGGGAGACCGGTCCCGCCCTCGTCGGCGTCGAGCTGGGCGACCCGGCCGACCTGCAGGGACTGGTCGAGCGCATGCGCACGTCGAACCTCCGCGTCCAGAAGGTCGATCCCGACAGCCCCCTGTTCGGCTTCGTGCTCTGA
- a CDS encoding alpha/beta hydrolase encodes MTTTGTQRRRGTARRTLSAAPAGSLLVRRDLGGGGVRATALDLTLRATVRPLIAAWTLAPDLPWPYAVVDQVGRLLRPLPGTTFERYRLPHCSATRITTAASAESGTTVVYLHGGAFLVGGNHLHRQLLSRVAHRTGATVLAPEYRKLPRHTVTDALEDALDAYRHALAHGADPDRTVLMGDSAGGFLAVMLAVAVQRAGLPRPAGIVAMSPLVDFLAPELPYPGCTLFPRRAIGRFQQLAARANRRKGLGDAPIESPTHATRRGLPPTLVQVSSAESLYADGVRLAEALADAGTAVELEVWDKQVHVFQAAAGLLKEAGEAIESIGGFVDRAFAAADGVAADIA; translated from the coding sequence ATGACGACGACCGGGACGCAGCGACGGCGCGGCACCGCGCGCCGCACCCTCTCCGCCGCCCCGGCGGGGTCCCTCCTCGTGCGGCGCGACCTCGGTGGCGGCGGTGTGCGCGCGACGGCGCTCGACCTGACGCTCCGGGCCACCGTGCGCCCCCTCATCGCCGCGTGGACCCTCGCGCCGGACCTGCCGTGGCCCTACGCCGTCGTCGACCAGGTCGGGCGGCTGCTCCGTCCGCTGCCGGGCACGACGTTCGAGCGCTACCGCCTGCCGCACTGCTCCGCCACGCGGATCACCACGGCCGCGTCGGCGGAGAGCGGCACCACGGTGGTCTACCTCCACGGCGGCGCCTTCCTCGTGGGCGGCAACCACCTCCACCGCCAGCTCCTGAGCCGCGTCGCCCACCGCACGGGCGCGACCGTGCTGGCGCCGGAGTACCGCAAGCTCCCCCGCCACACCGTCACCGACGCGCTCGAGGACGCCCTCGACGCCTACCGCCACGCCCTCGCCCACGGTGCCGACCCCGACCGCACCGTGCTCATGGGCGACTCCGCCGGCGGGTTCCTGGCGGTCATGCTGGCCGTCGCCGTGCAGCGCGCGGGCCTCCCCCGCCCGGCCGGCATCGTCGCGATGTCCCCGCTCGTCGACTTCCTCGCCCCCGAGCTGCCCTACCCGGGCTGCACCCTCTTCCCCCGCCGCGCGATCGGCCGGTTCCAGCAGCTCGCGGCGCGCGCCAACCGCCGCAAGGGCCTGGGCGACGCCCCGATCGAGTCGCCGACCCACGCCACGCGCCGCGGCCTCCCGCCCACGCTCGTGCAGGTCAGCTCCGCCGAGAGCCTGTACGCCGACGGCGTGCGCCTCGCGGAGGCCCTCGCCGACGCGGGCACGGCGGTCGAGCTGGAGGTCTGGGACAAGCAGGTGCACGTATTCCAGGCCGCCGCCGGCCTCCTCAAGGAGGCCGGCGAGGCCATCGAGAGCATCGGTGGCTTCGTCGATCGGGCGTTCGCCGCGGCCGACGGGGTCGCGGCCGACATCGCCTGA
- a CDS encoding protein phosphatase 2C domain-containing protein: protein MLRFVGTGASHVGLVRDHNEDAAYSSPYLALVADGVGGAAAGEVASATAAYVVAATTRAHPDDDPVLVLGDAIRRAVVDLHRGVALDPERRGMATTLTALATDGHRVVLAHIGDSRAYLLRDGQLARVSHDHTLVQALVDSGDISADSVRHHPMRNVVMRSLHAGFGDEADLQPDIHVLDARPGDRFLVCSDGLTDMVEDRAVAHIVSTRDAETATRDLVQAALDGGGRDNVTVLVVDLLDDPQTVRLSGDGQLHGALRDPRNVVDPGTLQRP, encoded by the coding sequence ATGCTGCGTTTCGTCGGTACGGGGGCGAGCCACGTGGGGCTCGTGCGGGACCACAACGAGGACGCCGCCTACTCCTCGCCGTACCTCGCGCTCGTCGCGGACGGCGTCGGTGGCGCGGCGGCCGGGGAGGTCGCGTCGGCGACCGCGGCCTACGTGGTGGCCGCGACCACGCGCGCGCACCCCGACGACGACCCCGTGCTCGTGCTCGGCGACGCGATCCGCCGGGCCGTCGTCGACCTGCACCGCGGCGTGGCCCTGGACCCCGAGCGCCGGGGGATGGCCACGACGCTCACCGCCCTGGCCACCGACGGCCACCGCGTCGTGCTCGCCCACATCGGTGACTCCCGCGCCTACCTCCTGCGCGACGGCCAGCTCGCGCGCGTCTCCCACGACCACACGCTCGTGCAGGCGCTCGTCGACTCGGGCGACATCAGCGCCGATTCGGTGCGCCACCACCCGATGCGCAACGTCGTCATGCGGTCCCTCCACGCGGGATTCGGCGACGAGGCCGACCTGCAGCCCGACATCCACGTGCTCGACGCGCGGCCCGGCGACCGCTTCCTCGTGTGCAGCGACGGCCTCACCGACATGGTCGAGGACCGCGCCGTCGCCCACATCGTCAGCACCCGGGACGCCGAGACCGCCACGCGCGACCTCGTGCAGGCGGCGCTCGACGGTGGCGGCCGGGACAACGTCACGGTGCTCGTGGTCGACCTGCTCGACGACCCCCAGACCGTGCGCCTCTCGGGCGACGGTCAGCTCCACGGCGCGCTGCGCGACCCGCGCAACGTCGTCGACCCGGGCACCCTGCAGCGCCCCTGA
- a CDS encoding PfkB family carbohydrate kinase, which produces MTHSPHVTCIGGAVVDRSYRIGGPVALGASNAATGATSFGGVARNVAENLSRLGTRAALVSVVGDDVPGRALLDDLDRLGVDRWAVRPLAGQTTATSAAVRGPDGELVVGASDLRAFDEITPDRVAEPLSRVDPGAWVFADATLPSATQTRLATARRTRGFRLAVDTVATSKAPRLPADLGAIDVLFTNVEEARALLADRGRALAPAPDGGDDSDAVVHALLATGVRAVVLTLGPAGQVVGHADVLVRTPVVPASVVDTNGVGDALVGATLADLVRGVPLVDAVRSGAAAAALTTETASSVNPALSPALVASRRVVPEGVA; this is translated from the coding sequence GTGACCCACTCGCCCCACGTGACCTGCATCGGCGGTGCCGTGGTCGACCGGTCCTACCGCATCGGCGGACCCGTCGCCCTCGGTGCGTCGAACGCGGCGACGGGCGCGACGTCCTTCGGCGGGGTCGCGCGCAACGTCGCCGAGAACCTCAGCCGGCTCGGCACGCGGGCGGCCCTCGTGTCCGTCGTCGGCGACGACGTCCCCGGACGCGCCCTCCTCGACGACCTCGACCGCCTCGGCGTGGACCGCTGGGCGGTGCGACCGCTGGCGGGCCAGACCACCGCGACGTCCGCCGCCGTGCGCGGCCCCGACGGCGAGCTCGTCGTCGGCGCGAGCGACCTGCGGGCCTTCGACGAGATCACCCCCGACCGGGTCGCCGAGCCGCTGTCGCGGGTCGACCCGGGCGCATGGGTGTTCGCCGACGCGACCCTGCCCAGCGCCACGCAGACCCGGTTGGCGACCGCGCGCCGCACCCGCGGCTTCCGCCTCGCCGTCGACACCGTCGCGACGTCGAAGGCCCCCCGGCTGCCCGCCGACCTCGGCGCCATCGACGTGCTGTTCACCAACGTCGAGGAGGCCCGGGCGCTGCTCGCCGACCGCGGCCGCGCCCTCGCGCCCGCCCCCGACGGCGGGGACGACTCCGACGCCGTGGTGCACGCCCTCCTCGCCACCGGGGTGCGTGCCGTCGTGCTGACCCTCGGCCCCGCCGGCCAGGTCGTGGGCCACGCCGACGTGCTCGTGCGCACCCCCGTGGTGCCCGCCTCCGTCGTCGACACCAACGGCGTCGGCGACGCGCTCGTCGGGGCCACCCTCGCCGACCTGGTGCGCGGCGTGCCGCTCGTGGACGCCGTGCGGTCCGGTGCCGCCGCCGCGGCCCTCACCACGGAGACGGCCAGCAGCGTCAACCCCGCCCTGTCGCCCGCGCTCGTCGCGTCGCGCCGGGTCGTGCCGGAGGGCGTGGCCTGA
- a CDS encoding MmcQ/YjbR family DNA-binding protein, giving the protein MARRPDVPPALLERLRPVLAAFPECVEEDAWTGVRWRVAGRTVAHVFGGEDQLFRITFRAEPDEVMAFRHLGEPYFVVGGNAVGLVLDDATDVEELAELLTDSYCLQAPERLAAQVQRPGGG; this is encoded by the coding sequence ATGGCCCGCCGCCCCGACGTCCCGCCCGCGCTGCTGGAGCGTCTGCGTCCCGTGCTGGCGGCGTTCCCGGAGTGCGTCGAGGAGGACGCGTGGACGGGCGTGCGCTGGCGCGTCGCGGGGCGCACGGTGGCGCACGTCTTCGGGGGCGAGGACCAGCTGTTCCGCATCACGTTCCGGGCCGAGCCCGACGAGGTGATGGCGTTCCGCCACCTGGGGGAGCCGTACTTCGTGGTCGGGGGCAACGCCGTGGGCCTGGTGCTCGACGACGCGACCGACGTCGAGGAGCTGGCCGAGCTGCTGACCGACTCCTACTGCCTGCAGGCCCCCGAGCGCCTGGCCGCCCAGGTGCAGCGCCCGGGGGGCGGCTGA
- a CDS encoding VOC family protein codes for MTTHMNTYLIFDGETRAAMELYQSILGGKLDVMTFGDMGMEGPMADGVMHAFLHTDDGLRLMASDGGPDNEVVHGTDFAIALNGEVEDEARLRGWYDAFSAAGTVDVPLDKQMWGAWFGQVTDPFGIAWMFNIASGDEPEA; via the coding sequence GTGACGACCCACATGAACACCTACCTCATCTTCGACGGCGAGACCCGCGCGGCGATGGAGCTCTACCAGTCGATCCTCGGCGGCAAGCTCGACGTCATGACCTTCGGCGACATGGGCATGGAGGGGCCGATGGCCGACGGCGTCATGCACGCGTTCCTCCACACCGACGACGGCCTCCGCCTCATGGCCTCCGACGGCGGCCCCGACAACGAGGTCGTCCACGGCACCGACTTCGCGATCGCCCTCAACGGCGAGGTGGAGGACGAGGCGCGCCTGCGCGGCTGGTACGACGCGTTCAGCGCGGCCGGCACCGTCGACGTACCGCTCGACAAGCAGATGTGGGGCGCCTGGTTCGGCCAGGTCACCGACCCCTTCGGCATCGCCTGGATGTTCAACATCGCCAGCGGCGACGAGCCGGAGGCCTGA
- a CDS encoding oxygenase MpaB family protein, whose protein sequence is MSASLQPEVGGPVAPPSRFRAAEARGRRLGRTLRVVARVRDVDEDLLARIGAGFGEQDDVGARLAAALRLPAGDPRRVTHRQLRVALADGIGAVPDAPEALRTFLAHVEATPAWVDPALVEEGARVYRRFGQNAADVLLQLSLIGGYRFGGPPDLLVATGGLVGDSTRRRLAETQTWTAALSQPGALQRDADGRWGEGWRLTVHVRAMHALVNAGFADTWDVARWGLPINQADQAGTLGLFDGVVLLGVRALGVPVTRAESRAVMHLWKYVGWLLGVDEQWLVDAERERHRINYHVLLAQGDVTPAGARLSQDIVAMLRTLPHGRWKAERTLSMLSLFLGRESMRDLGLPWRPPWAHALVLGLNTWRYRIDRRLPGGPARLDRWGDAVVARVMADYFGRDEPAVGALPG, encoded by the coding sequence ATGAGCGCATCCCTCCAGCCCGAGGTCGGCGGACCCGTCGCGCCCCCCTCCCGCTTCCGCGCCGCCGAGGCCCGCGGTCGCCGGCTCGGCCGCACGCTGCGGGTCGTCGCCCGCGTCCGGGACGTCGACGAGGACCTGCTGGCCCGGATCGGCGCCGGCTTCGGCGAGCAGGACGACGTCGGGGCACGGCTCGCCGCGGCCCTGCGGCTGCCCGCGGGCGACCCGCGTCGCGTCACCCACCGCCAGCTGCGGGTCGCCCTCGCGGACGGGATCGGCGCCGTACCGGACGCGCCGGAGGCGCTGCGGACCTTCCTCGCCCACGTCGAGGCGACCCCCGCGTGGGTCGACCCCGCGCTCGTCGAGGAGGGCGCGCGGGTCTACCGGCGGTTCGGGCAGAACGCCGCCGACGTGCTCCTGCAGCTGTCGCTCATCGGGGGCTACCGCTTCGGGGGTCCGCCCGACCTGCTCGTCGCGACCGGCGGCCTCGTCGGCGACTCCACCCGACGCAGGCTCGCCGAGACCCAGACCTGGACCGCCGCGCTCTCGCAGCCGGGCGCGCTGCAGCGCGACGCCGACGGACGCTGGGGGGAGGGCTGGCGGCTCACCGTGCACGTCCGTGCCATGCACGCGCTCGTCAACGCCGGGTTCGCCGACACCTGGGACGTCGCGCGCTGGGGCCTGCCGATCAACCAGGCCGACCAGGCCGGCACGCTCGGCCTGTTCGACGGCGTCGTGCTCCTCGGGGTCCGGGCGCTCGGCGTACCGGTCACGCGGGCGGAGTCGCGCGCGGTCATGCACCTGTGGAAGTACGTCGGGTGGCTGCTCGGCGTCGACGAGCAGTGGCTGGTCGACGCCGAGCGCGAGCGGCACCGGATCAACTACCACGTGCTCCTCGCCCAGGGCGACGTCACGCCCGCGGGTGCCCGGCTGTCGCAGGACATCGTGGCGATGCTGCGGACGCTGCCGCACGGGCGCTGGAAGGCGGAGCGCACGCTGAGCATGCTGTCGCTGTTCCTCGGCCGGGAGTCCATGCGCGACCTCGGGCTGCCGTGGCGTCCGCCGTGGGCGCACGCCCTCGTGCTGGGGCTGAACACGTGGCGCTACCGGATCGACCGGCGGCTCCCCGGCGGCCCGGCCCGGCTCGACCGCTGGGGCGACGCGGTCGTCGCGCGGGTGATGGCGGACTACTTCGGCCGCGACGAGCCCGCCGTCGGGGCGTTGCCCGGCTGA
- a CDS encoding TetR/AcrR family transcriptional regulator has product MEPVRRTASTQRPIPGLRRQPRQQRSRAMVERIVEAARVVLTEDGYDAFSTNRVAARADVSPGSLYQYFPDKAALVDVLTQRWIEQVSEDVTRVLLDRLDATGPAMVRSTADALLTALSTDVALLRLVWEDLPGARNLAGREQLERRVRDVLAAYLAVRLPAADRPRAARMAWVAVLTMEFLTVRFVLDPDPPLTREELLDEVVAMGVRYVAVEPETSG; this is encoded by the coding sequence ATGGAACCCGTCCGGCGCACCGCCTCGACCCAGCGCCCCATCCCTGGCCTGCGGAGACAGCCGCGCCAGCAGCGCTCCCGCGCGATGGTCGAGCGGATCGTCGAGGCCGCTCGCGTCGTGCTCACCGAGGACGGCTACGACGCGTTCTCCACCAACCGGGTCGCCGCCCGCGCCGACGTGAGCCCGGGCTCGCTCTACCAGTACTTCCCCGACAAGGCGGCCCTCGTCGACGTCCTCACGCAGCGCTGGATCGAGCAGGTCAGCGAGGACGTCACCCGCGTGCTCCTCGACCGCCTCGACGCGACCGGGCCCGCCATGGTGCGCTCGACCGCCGACGCCCTCCTCACCGCGCTCTCCACCGACGTCGCCCTCCTGCGGCTCGTGTGGGAGGACCTCCCCGGCGCCCGCAACCTGGCGGGCCGGGAGCAGCTCGAGCGGCGCGTGCGGGACGTGCTCGCGGCGTACCTCGCCGTCCGCCTCCCCGCCGCCGACCGCCCCCGCGCCGCCCGCATGGCGTGGGTCGCGGTGCTGACGATGGAGTTCCTGACGGTGCGGTTCGTGCTCGACCCCGACCCGCCGCTGACGCGGGAGGAGCTGCTCGACGAGGTGGTCGCCATGGGCGTCCGGTACGTCGCGGTCGAGCCGGAAACCTCCGGATGA
- a CDS encoding PGPGW domain-containing protein, giving the protein MRGAGKRIALEIVGWTLVVAGIAALVLPGPGLLMLFGGLAVLSQQYEWAERRLAPIERAAMRTAAEGVETWFRVAMSTLGALCLTALGVLWIVQPPAPGWWPVRDSWWLFGGVGTGITLIASSAIALGLIVYSLRRFGRPGHKIDPGPTPADETATR; this is encoded by the coding sequence GTGCGCGGAGCAGGCAAGCGGATCGCCCTGGAGATCGTCGGATGGACCCTCGTGGTCGCCGGCATCGCAGCCCTCGTGCTGCCCGGACCCGGTCTGCTCATGCTGTTCGGCGGGCTCGCGGTGCTGTCGCAGCAGTACGAGTGGGCCGAGCGCCGCCTCGCCCCCATCGAGCGCGCCGCGATGCGGACGGCGGCCGAGGGCGTCGAGACGTGGTTCCGCGTCGCGATGTCGACGCTCGGCGCGCTGTGCCTCACGGCCCTGGGGGTGCTGTGGATCGTGCAACCGCCCGCGCCCGGCTGGTGGCCGGTCCGTGACTCGTGGTGGCTCTTCGGCGGCGTCGGCACCGGCATCACGCTCATCGCGTCGTCGGCGATCGCCCTGGGGCTGATCGTCTACAGCCTGCGGCGCTTCGGGCGCCCCGGGCACAAGATCGACCCGGGCCCGACGCCCGCGGACGAGACCGCGACCCGCTGA
- a CDS encoding GAP family protein, producing MDPVTLAALVGLALVDSTSMGTLVLPLLLLLAPRVDVRRYAAYLAVVGGLYAAVGVALVLGAGALRDVVLDLGDLTWLRWAQLVVGVALLAAGAVGDKVLEWWRRRPGHEPGESSDRAGTWAERLVGPDASYRVVVGVALAAVLVEVASMLPFLAAVGLITAADLPVVGTVGVVAAYALVMVAPALLLLGVRLALRDRVEAPLARLAAWLRRVTDGVVYWVMAIVGLLLAGDAAGALGLT from the coding sequence GTGGACCCCGTCACCCTCGCCGCGCTGGTCGGCCTCGCGCTGGTCGACAGCACGAGCATGGGCACGCTGGTGCTGCCGCTGCTCCTCCTGCTGGCGCCGCGGGTCGACGTGCGTCGGTACGCCGCGTACCTCGCCGTCGTCGGCGGTCTCTACGCCGCCGTCGGCGTGGCGCTCGTGCTCGGCGCCGGCGCGCTCCGCGACGTGGTGCTCGACCTGGGCGACCTGACCTGGCTGCGCTGGGCCCAGCTCGTCGTGGGTGTCGCGCTGCTGGCGGCCGGAGCCGTCGGGGACAAGGTGCTGGAGTGGTGGCGTCGCCGTCCGGGGCACGAGCCGGGGGAGTCCTCCGACCGTGCGGGCACGTGGGCGGAGCGCCTCGTGGGCCCGGACGCGTCGTACCGCGTCGTCGTCGGCGTCGCCCTCGCGGCGGTGCTCGTCGAGGTGGCGAGCATGCTGCCCTTCCTCGCCGCCGTGGGGCTGATCACCGCGGCGGACCTGCCGGTGGTGGGCACCGTCGGTGTCGTCGCGGCGTACGCCCTGGTGATGGTGGCCCCGGCCCTCCTGCTGCTCGGGGTGCGGCTCGCGCTCCGCGACCGCGTCGAGGCGCCGCTCGCGCGCCTCGCCGCCTGGCTGCGGCGCGTCACGGACGGAGTGGTCTACTGGGTGATGGCCATCGTGGGACTCCTGCTGGCCGGGGACGCGGCCGGGGCGCTCGGGCTCACCTGA
- a CDS encoding sulfite exporter TauE/SafE family protein has translation MDALWVLLAGFGAGVLTATVGVASLLSFPVLVALGVPPVTANVSTTIGLVPAGLGAAAGFRDELRTHPRLTAQLLGLTAVAGVGGAALLVLLPAGVFEAIVPWLILGTCALVAVQPRIAAWLRHRRGEDGEARLRLTPPVVGWVLLVGVYGGYFGAGAGVMMLAVLALSLDVEFHVAGALRTLTVMAANITAGVVFVLIAEVDWRVVGLLAAGSVLGGYTGARIAKLLPVAWLRAAIVVAGTGSALAMLL, from the coding sequence GTGGACGCGCTGTGGGTGCTGCTCGCCGGCTTCGGCGCCGGCGTGCTGACGGCGACCGTCGGTGTCGCCTCCCTCCTCAGCTTCCCGGTGCTGGTCGCCCTGGGCGTCCCCCCGGTCACGGCCAACGTCAGCACCACGATCGGCCTGGTCCCGGCCGGGCTCGGGGCGGCGGCCGGGTTCCGCGACGAGCTGCGCACCCACCCGCGGCTGACGGCGCAGCTCCTCGGCCTGACCGCCGTCGCCGGTGTCGGCGGCGCCGCGCTGCTGGTGCTGCTGCCCGCGGGGGTGTTCGAGGCGATCGTGCCGTGGCTGATCCTCGGCACCTGCGCCCTCGTGGCCGTGCAGCCGCGCATCGCCGCGTGGCTGCGCCACCGTCGCGGCGAGGACGGCGAGGCCCGGCTCCGGCTCACCCCACCGGTGGTGGGGTGGGTGCTGCTGGTGGGCGTGTACGGCGGCTACTTCGGCGCCGGCGCCGGCGTCATGATGCTGGCCGTGCTGGCGCTCTCGCTCGACGTCGAGTTCCACGTCGCGGGTGCGCTCCGCACGCTGACGGTGATGGCCGCGAACATCACGGCCGGCGTCGTCTTCGTCCTGATCGCGGAGGTCGACTGGCGGGTCGTGGGGCTGCTGGCGGCGGGCTCGGTGCTGGGGGGCTACACCGGCGCCCGCATCGCCAAGCTGCTCCCCGTGGCGTGGCTCCGCGCCGCGATCGTCGTGGCCGGCACCGGGTCCGCCCTCGCGATGCTGCTCTGA
- a CDS encoding sodium:proton antiporter produces MEQTLTLVVLAVVAIALVSMVSNRLGVAAPLLLLAVGGVVGLMPFVPAVEIEPEWILAGVLPPLLYSAAVSMPAIEFRRELRAISGLSVVLVLASALVLGWFFTLVVPGLSLAWGVALGAIMSPTDAVATSIVKRFGISPRVVAILEGEGLLNDATALVLLRASVAAAATGWSVGGIARDFAVAVVVAAAIGVLVGRVNLWLRARTLQASVNTALSLAVPFTAALPAEHLGASGLVAAVVAGLVTGRGAPRVLSPQHRLSDAEVWRTVEVLLEGAIFLVMGLELFGLLVDLDEDDHHLGRTLAVAAAALAIVLLVRAAFVAPLLLALSRRARRGAAVRDRVDRMRELAEDPDRFAAALTARVEKHGKSLRGASRVARLRLEPERIERFGARVRRRLADIDYLIAEPLGPREGAVVVWAGLRGAVTLAAAQTLPADTPDRSLLVFLGFLVAAGSLVGQGATIGWVVRRVRPAGVDQAALDRDRRQLVDVLRATAERLERDAESDDSGPVDRADVIDAQRGVLLDLAREGAFASSAVRDLMAVLDADQISIELRRRPVEDV; encoded by the coding sequence ATGGAGCAGACCCTGACGCTCGTCGTGCTCGCGGTCGTGGCGATCGCCCTGGTCTCCATGGTCAGCAACCGGCTCGGCGTCGCAGCGCCGCTCCTGCTGCTGGCGGTGGGGGGCGTCGTCGGGCTGATGCCCTTCGTGCCGGCCGTCGAGATCGAGCCCGAGTGGATCCTCGCGGGCGTGCTGCCGCCGCTGCTCTACTCGGCCGCGGTCTCGATGCCGGCCATCGAGTTCCGGCGCGAGCTGCGAGCCATCAGCGGGCTCTCGGTCGTGCTCGTGCTGGCCAGCGCCCTCGTGCTCGGCTGGTTCTTCACCCTGGTGGTCCCCGGCCTCAGCCTCGCGTGGGGCGTCGCGCTCGGCGCCATCATGAGCCCGACCGACGCCGTCGCCACGTCCATCGTCAAACGCTTCGGGATCAGTCCACGGGTGGTCGCGATCCTCGAGGGCGAGGGACTGCTCAACGACGCCACCGCCCTCGTGCTGCTGCGGGCCTCGGTCGCCGCGGCCGCGACGGGGTGGAGCGTCGGCGGGATCGCCCGCGACTTCGCCGTCGCCGTCGTCGTCGCGGCCGCCATCGGCGTCCTGGTGGGCCGGGTCAACCTGTGGCTGCGGGCCCGCACCCTGCAGGCGTCGGTCAACACGGCGCTGTCCCTCGCCGTACCCTTCACCGCCGCCCTCCCCGCCGAGCACCTCGGCGCGTCCGGGCTGGTGGCGGCGGTGGTGGCCGGGCTCGTCACCGGCCGGGGCGCACCCCGGGTGCTGAGCCCGCAGCACCGGCTGTCGGACGCCGAGGTGTGGCGCACCGTCGAGGTCCTCCTGGAGGGCGCGATCTTCCTCGTGATGGGCCTCGAGCTCTTCGGGCTGCTCGTCGACCTCGACGAGGACGACCACCACCTCGGCCGCACCCTGGCCGTCGCAGCCGCCGCCCTCGCCATCGTGCTGCTGGTGCGGGCCGCCTTCGTCGCCCCCCTGCTGCTGGCGCTGTCGCGACGCGCGAGGCGGGGGGCGGCGGTGCGCGACCGCGTCGACCGGATGCGGGAGCTGGCGGAGGACCCCGACCGCTTCGCCGCCGCCCTCACCGCGCGGGTCGAGAAGCACGGCAAGAGTCTGCGCGGGGCGTCCCGGGTGGCACGCCTGCGTCTCGAGCCGGAGCGGATCGAGCGCTTCGGCGCGCGCGTACGACGCCGGCTCGCCGACATCGACTACCTGATCGCCGAGCCGCTCGGTCCCCGCGAGGGCGCCGTCGTGGTGTGGGCCGGCCTGCGGGGCGCGGTCACGCTCGCCGCCGCCCAGACCCTGCCGGCCGACACCCCCGACCGGTCGCTGCTCGTGTTCCTCGGGTTCCTCGTCGCCGCGGGCTCCCTCGTGGGGCAGGGCGCGACGATCGGCTGGGTCGTGCGGCGCGTGCGCCCCGCCGGGGTCGACCAGGCCGCGCTGGACCGGGACCGCCGCCAGCTCGTCGACGTGCTCCGCGCGACCGCCGAGCGCCTGGAGCGCGACGCCGAGTCCGACGACAGCGGGCCCGTCGACCGCGCCGACGTCATCGACGCCCAGCGCGGGGTGCTCCTCGACCTCGCCCGCGAGGGCGCCTTCGCCTCGTCGGCCGTGCGCGACCTGATGGCGGTGCTCGACGCCGACCAGATCAGCATCGAGCTCCGCCGTCGGCCGGTGGAGGACGTCTAG